One window of Myripristis murdjan chromosome 8, fMyrMur1.1, whole genome shotgun sequence genomic DNA carries:
- the cabp5b gene encoding calcium-binding protein 5b, which yields MSSGQACIFLRGGKRRQSRNLTHDEIEELREAFEEFDKDKDGLISCKDLGNLMRTMGYMPTEMELIQLGQTINMNMGGRVDFEDFVELMTPKLLAETAGMIGLKELKDAFKEFDMDGDGAITSDELRHAMMKLLGEQTNKSEIDAVVREADNNGDGTVDFEEFVKMMSRE from the exons ATGAGTTCTGGACAAGCGTGCATCTTTCttagaggaggaaagaggagacaa TCAAGAAATCTCACACATGATGAAATAGAAG AGTTACGTGAGGCTTTTGAAGAGTTTGATAAGGACAAGGATGGTCTGATAAGCTGTAAAGACCTGGGGAACCTGATGAGGACCATGGGCTACATGCCAACCGAAATGGAGCTGATACAACTGGGCCAGACCATCAACATGAATA tgggagggagggtggaCTTTGAAGATTTTGTGGAACTAATGACCCCCAAGCTTCTGGCTGAAACGGCAGGGATGATTGGACTGAAGGAACTTAAAGATGCTTTTAAAGAG TTTGACATGGATGGAGACGGCGCTATCACATCTGATGAGCTGAGGCATGCCATGATGAAGTTACTGGGCGAACAAACCAACAAAAGTGAGATTGATGCAGTCGTCAGAGAAGCTGACAACAATGGAGATGGAACAGTCGACTTTgagg